A part of Streptomyces sp. NBC_01210 genomic DNA contains:
- a CDS encoding TrmH family RNA methyltransferase, which produces MADLITVEDPDDPRLRDYTGLTDVELRRKREPAEGLFIAEGEKVIRRAKDAGYEMRSMLLSAKWVDVMRDVIDELPAPVYAVSPEVAERVTGYHVHRGALASMQRKPLPTADELLRTTRRVVVMESVNDHTNIGAIFRSAAALGMDAVLLSPDCADPLYRRSVKVSMGAVFSVPYARLESWPKGLESVREAGFKLLALTPDEKASVIDEAAPHRLERVALMLGAEGDGLSTQALVAADEWVRIPMAHGVDSLNVGAAAAVAFYAVATGRPQS; this is translated from the coding sequence GTGGCTGATCTCATCACTGTCGAGGATCCCGACGACCCGCGCCTGCGCGACTACACGGGCCTGACCGACGTCGAGCTCCGGCGCAAGCGCGAGCCCGCCGAAGGCCTGTTCATCGCCGAGGGCGAGAAGGTCATCAGACGGGCCAAGGACGCCGGTTACGAGATGCGCTCCATGCTGCTCTCCGCCAAGTGGGTCGATGTGATGCGCGACGTCATCGACGAACTCCCGGCCCCGGTCTACGCCGTCAGCCCGGAGGTCGCCGAGCGGGTCACCGGCTACCACGTGCACCGTGGCGCGCTCGCCTCCATGCAGCGCAAGCCGCTGCCGACCGCCGACGAGCTGCTTCGGACGACCCGCCGGGTGGTCGTGATGGAGTCGGTCAACGACCACACCAATATCGGGGCGATCTTCCGTAGCGCCGCCGCCCTCGGCATGGACGCCGTGCTGCTCTCCCCGGACTGCGCGGACCCGCTCTACCGCCGCTCGGTCAAGGTCTCCATGGGCGCGGTCTTCTCCGTCCCGTACGCCCGCCTCGAATCCTGGCCCAAGGGCCTGGAGTCCGTACGGGAAGCGGGCTTCAAGCTCCTCGCTCTCACCCCCGACGAGAAGGCCTCCGTCATCGACGAGGCGGCCCCGCACCGGCTGGAGCGCGTCGCGCTGATGCTCGGCGCGGAGGGCGACGGGCTCTCCACCCAGGCGCTGGTCGCCGCCGACGAGTGGGTACGCATCCCGATGGCGCACGGCGTCGACTCGCTCAATGTGGGCGCGGCCGCCGCAGTCGCGTTCTACGCCGTGGCGACGGGCCGCCCGCAGTCCTGA
- the cobA gene encoding uroporphyrinogen-III C-methyltransferase, translating to MAEHAAHPAYPVGLRLSGRRVVVIGGGQVAQRRLPALIAAGADIVLVSPSATPSVEAMADAGEIRWIKRAYADGDLADTWYALVATSDAEANNAASAEAERTRTWCVRSDDAGAATAWTPATGRSEGVTVAVLTTEVSGRDPRRSAALRDAIVEGLRDGTLAAPHHRTRTPGVALVGGGPGDPDLITVRGRRLLAEADVVIADRLGPRDLLDELPPHVEVIDAAKIPYGRYMAQEAINKALIEHAKAGKAVVRLKGGDPFVFGRGMEEAQALAEAGIACTVVPGISSSISVPGAAGIPVTHRGVAHEFTVVSGHVAPDDERSLVDWPSLAKLRGTLVVLMGVDKIGAIAQTLVAHGKAPETPVALVQEGTTASQRRVDATLGTVAETARAADVRPPAVIVIGDVVTVGTQ from the coding sequence ATGGCCGAGCACGCCGCGCACCCCGCCTATCCCGTCGGACTCCGCCTCTCCGGGCGGCGCGTCGTCGTCATCGGCGGCGGTCAGGTCGCCCAGCGTCGGCTGCCCGCGCTTATCGCGGCCGGTGCCGACATCGTTCTCGTATCGCCGTCCGCGACGCCCTCCGTCGAGGCGATGGCCGACGCCGGCGAGATCCGCTGGATCAAGCGCGCCTACGCCGACGGCGACCTCGCCGACACCTGGTACGCCCTCGTCGCCACCTCCGACGCCGAAGCGAACAACGCCGCCTCCGCCGAGGCCGAGCGCACCCGCACCTGGTGCGTACGCTCCGACGACGCCGGCGCCGCCACCGCCTGGACCCCTGCAACCGGCCGATCCGAAGGAGTGACCGTCGCCGTCCTCACCACTGAGGTGTCCGGCCGCGACCCCCGCCGTTCCGCCGCGCTCCGCGACGCCATCGTCGAGGGCCTGCGCGACGGCACCCTCGCCGCCCCCCACCACCGCACCCGCACCCCGGGCGTCGCTCTCGTCGGCGGTGGTCCCGGTGATCCCGACCTGATCACCGTCCGCGGTCGCCGCCTCCTCGCCGAGGCCGACGTCGTCATCGCCGACCGCCTCGGCCCCCGTGACCTCCTCGACGAACTCCCGCCGCACGTCGAGGTGATCGACGCAGCGAAGATCCCGTACGGCCGCTACATGGCCCAGGAGGCCATCAACAAGGCCCTGATCGAGCATGCCAAGGCCGGCAAGGCGGTCGTACGCCTCAAGGGCGGGGACCCCTTCGTCTTCGGCCGCGGCATGGAAGAGGCCCAGGCCCTCGCCGAGGCCGGCATCGCCTGCACCGTCGTGCCCGGTATCTCCAGCTCGATCTCTGTCCCCGGCGCCGCCGGAATCCCGGTCACCCACCGCGGAGTGGCCCACGAGTTCACCGTCGTCAGTGGCCATGTCGCCCCCGACGACGAGCGTTCGCTCGTCGACTGGCCGTCCCTCGCCAAGCTCCGCGGCACGCTGGTCGTCCTCATGGGCGTCGACAAGATCGGCGCGATCGCGCAGACCCTTGTCGCCCACGGCAAGGCCCCCGAGACCCCCGTCGCCCTGGTCCAGGAAGGCACGACCGCCTCCCAGCGACGCGTCGACGCCACCCTCGGGACCGTCGCCGAGACGGCCAGGGCCGCGGACGTACGGCCCCCGGCCGTCATCGTCATCGGTGACGTGGTCACCGTAGGAACACAGTAA